From the Corythoichthys intestinalis isolate RoL2023-P3 chromosome 13, ASM3026506v1, whole genome shotgun sequence genome, one window contains:
- the rnf214 gene encoding RING finger protein 214 isoform X2, which yields MSDKGRRSSMAHNRSRTSNLIYDIYHKAQKVYFSGSDPFDTLRKSWFRSASMDANTETVKERSLAWDNLITKDIIRHQKSAQTDTPATDAVATAEAGVEAAADWEERLAALLELADSRAKEEDRLVRRQQRENADRQRDVAQGQKKKAANQRQHQALVEKLNSVRVKLQLNNSKTTRKNFQSKKREIGAEKARAEDERNRLSKELEEITAKLSELTQEHREEKGRWQEELEELKKELDKVRREAEDGERAALRDQIRAVEAQRDLASERVRAWLMEASAYVSSLRPADRQEKADWADKEAAVRRNHAELQDCFQDNLAMLQKGHELESLPRINVPALPYIPTAELRLKHMISRLPAAPPPRFYRLPPPFHPPLPYYARPQFYMSPPPHAMARPPFIRPAPPPAYPIVPAQAPPPAYPIVPAQAPPPAYPIVPAQAPAAPSGTLDKVLDKLEARFPHCTRVQLTHLLQQVKSSRGTLAGMLFDEMAEKVGLLLTRVDTRAAPAAAPCKLCLMCQKSVDHESRYPLPCAHAIHKDCIRVWIQSSGRNSCPFCPNVCARANAI from the exons ATGTCAGACAAGGGACGACGGTCGTCCATGGCTCACAACAGGAGTCGCACATCTAAccttatatatgatatctatcaTAAGGCTCAAAAAGTCTATTTCAGCGGAAGTGACCCCTTCGACACACTtcgaaaaag ttggtTTCGCTCTGCCAGCATGGACGCTAACACGGAAACGGTGAAGGAGCGGTCTCTCGCGTGGGACAATTTAATCACAAAAG ACATCATCAGGCACCAAAAGTCGGCGCAGACGGACACGCCGGCGACGGATGCCGTCGCGACGGCCGAGGCCGGCGTCGAAGCGGCGGCCGACTGGGAGGAACGGCTGGCGGCCCTGTTGGAACTCGCGGATTCGCGAGCAAAGGAGGAAGATCGACTGGTCCGGCGGCAGCAGCGTGAAAATGCGGACAGACAGAGGGATGTGGCGCAAGGGCAGAAGAAGAAAGCGGCGAACCAGCGACAGCACCAG GCTCTGGTGGAGAAGCTCAACTCTGTGCGTGTGAAGCTACAGCTGAACAACTCCAAAACCACCCGCAAGAATTTCCAGTCCAAGAAGAGGGAAATCGGCGCCGAAAAAGCCCGCGCCGAGGACGAGAGAAACAG GCTGTCCAAGGAACTTGAGGAAATCACCGCTAAGCTGTCAGAGTTGACGCAAGAGCACCGGGAGGAGAAGGGCCGCTGGCAGGAGGAGCTGGAGGAACTAAAGAAGGAGCTGGACAAAGTCCGCCGAGAGGCCGAAGACGGCGAGCGCGCCGCCTTGCGAGACCAGATCCGAGCCGTAGAAGCGCAGAGAGACCTCGCCTCGGAGCGCGTACGAGCCTGGCTTATGGAG GCGTCGGCGTACGTGTCGTCGCTGCGGCCCGCCGACCGCCAGGAGAAGGCCGACTGGGCCGACAAGGAGGCGGCGGTACGCAGAAACCACGCCGAGCTCCAGGACTGCTTCCAGGACAACTTGGCCATGTTGCAGAAAGGACACGAATTGGAGTCACTGCCACGCATCAATGTGCCCGCGCTGCCGTATATACCCACG GCCGAGCTGAGGTTGAAACATATGATATCGCGACTTCCTGCGGCGCCGCCTCCGAGGTTTTACAGGTTGCCGCCCCCTTTTCACCCCCCCTTGCCGTACTACGCCAGACCCCAGTTCTACATGTCACCCCCGCCGCACGCGATGGCGAGGCCGCCTTTCATCCGCCCGGCGCCACCGCCGGCCTACCCCATCGTTCCGGCCCAAGCGCCACCGCCGGCCTACCCCATCGTTCCGGCCCAAGCGCCACCGCCGGCCTACCCCATCGTTCCGGCCCAAGCGCCCGCCGCTCCTTCCGGCACCTTGGACAAGGTGTTGGACAAGCTGGAGGCGCGCTTCCCGCATTGCACTAGGGTGCAGCTGACGCACCTGCTGCAGCAGGTGAAAAGCAGCCGCGGGACCCTCGCGGGTATGTTGTTCGACGAAATGGCGGAGAAGGTAGGCCTGCTCCTGACGCGGGTCGACACGCGTGCTGCGCCGGCCGCCGCGCCGTGCAAGTTGTGCCTGATGTGCCAGAAAAGCGTGGACCACGAAAGCCGCTACCCGTTACCCTGCGCCCACGCCATCCACAAAGACTGCATCCGTGTGTGGATCCAGTCCAGCGGCAGGAACTCCTGCCCTTTCTGCCCCAATGTGTGCGCGCGCGCTAACGCGATATGA
- the rnf214 gene encoding RING finger protein 214 isoform X4, whose amino-acid sequence MISIIRLKKSISAEVTPSTHFEKEGRILWFRSASMDANTETVKERSLAWDNLITKDIIRHQKSAQTDTPATDAVATAEAGVEAAADWEERLAALLELADSRAKEEDRLVRRQQRENADRQRDVAQGQKKKAANQRQHQALVEKLNSVRVKLQLNNSKTTRKNFQSKKREIGAEKARAEDERNRLSKELEEITAKLSELTQEHREEKGRWQEELEELKKELDKVRREAEDGERAALRDQIRAVEAQRDLASERVRAWLMEASAYVSSLRPADRQEKADWADKEAAVRRNHAELQDCFQDNLAMLQKGHELESLPRINVPALPYIPTAELRLKHMISRLPAAPPPRFYRLPPPFHPPLPYYARPQFYMSPPPHAMARPPFIRPAPPPAYPIVPAQAPPPAYPIVPAQAPPPAYPIVPAQAPAAPSGTLDKVLDKLEARFPHCTRVQLTHLLQQVKSSRGTLAGMLFDEMAEKVGLLLTRVDTRAAPAAAPCKLCLMCQKSVDHESRYPLPCAHAIHKDCIRVWIQSSGRNSCPFCPNVCARANAI is encoded by the exons atgatatctatcaTAAGGCTCAAAAAGTCTATTTCAGCGGAAGTGACCCCTTCGACACACTtcgaaaaa gaaggcagaatactttggtTTCGCTCTGCCAGCATGGACGCTAACACGGAAACGGTGAAGGAGCGGTCTCTCGCGTGGGACAATTTAATCACAAAAG ACATCATCAGGCACCAAAAGTCGGCGCAGACGGACACGCCGGCGACGGATGCCGTCGCGACGGCCGAGGCCGGCGTCGAAGCGGCGGCCGACTGGGAGGAACGGCTGGCGGCCCTGTTGGAACTCGCGGATTCGCGAGCAAAGGAGGAAGATCGACTGGTCCGGCGGCAGCAGCGTGAAAATGCGGACAGACAGAGGGATGTGGCGCAAGGGCAGAAGAAGAAAGCGGCGAACCAGCGACAGCACCAG GCTCTGGTGGAGAAGCTCAACTCTGTGCGTGTGAAGCTACAGCTGAACAACTCCAAAACCACCCGCAAGAATTTCCAGTCCAAGAAGAGGGAAATCGGCGCCGAAAAAGCCCGCGCCGAGGACGAGAGAAACAG GCTGTCCAAGGAACTTGAGGAAATCACCGCTAAGCTGTCAGAGTTGACGCAAGAGCACCGGGAGGAGAAGGGCCGCTGGCAGGAGGAGCTGGAGGAACTAAAGAAGGAGCTGGACAAAGTCCGCCGAGAGGCCGAAGACGGCGAGCGCGCCGCCTTGCGAGACCAGATCCGAGCCGTAGAAGCGCAGAGAGACCTCGCCTCGGAGCGCGTACGAGCCTGGCTTATGGAG GCGTCGGCGTACGTGTCGTCGCTGCGGCCCGCCGACCGCCAGGAGAAGGCCGACTGGGCCGACAAGGAGGCGGCGGTACGCAGAAACCACGCCGAGCTCCAGGACTGCTTCCAGGACAACTTGGCCATGTTGCAGAAAGGACACGAATTGGAGTCACTGCCACGCATCAATGTGCCCGCGCTGCCGTATATACCCACG GCCGAGCTGAGGTTGAAACATATGATATCGCGACTTCCTGCGGCGCCGCCTCCGAGGTTTTACAGGTTGCCGCCCCCTTTTCACCCCCCCTTGCCGTACTACGCCAGACCCCAGTTCTACATGTCACCCCCGCCGCACGCGATGGCGAGGCCGCCTTTCATCCGCCCGGCGCCACCGCCGGCCTACCCCATCGTTCCGGCCCAAGCGCCACCGCCGGCCTACCCCATCGTTCCGGCCCAAGCGCCACCGCCGGCCTACCCCATCGTTCCGGCCCAAGCGCCCGCCGCTCCTTCCGGCACCTTGGACAAGGTGTTGGACAAGCTGGAGGCGCGCTTCCCGCATTGCACTAGGGTGCAGCTGACGCACCTGCTGCAGCAGGTGAAAAGCAGCCGCGGGACCCTCGCGGGTATGTTGTTCGACGAAATGGCGGAGAAGGTAGGCCTGCTCCTGACGCGGGTCGACACGCGTGCTGCGCCGGCCGCCGCGCCGTGCAAGTTGTGCCTGATGTGCCAGAAAAGCGTGGACCACGAAAGCCGCTACCCGTTACCCTGCGCCCACGCCATCCACAAAGACTGCATCCGTGTGTGGATCCAGTCCAGCGGCAGGAACTCCTGCCCTTTCTGCCCCAATGTGTGCGCGCGCGCTAACGCGATATGA
- the rnf214 gene encoding RING finger protein 214 isoform X3 has protein sequence MDANTETVKERSLAWDNLITKDIIRHQKSAQTDTPATDAVATAEAGVEAAADWEERLAALLELADSRAKEEDRLVRRQQRENADRQRDVAQGQKKKAANQRQHQALVEKLNSVRVKLQLNNSKTTRKNFQSKKREIGAEKARAEDERNRLSKELEEITAKLSELTQEHREEKGRWQEELEELKKELDKVRREAEDGERAALRDQIRAVEAQRDLASERVRAWLMEASAYVSSLRPADRQEKADWADKEAAVRRNHAELQDCFQDNLAMLQKGHELESLPRINVPALPYIPTAELRLKHMISRLPAAPPPRFYRLPPPFHPPLPYYARPQFYMSPPPHAMARPPFIRPAPPPAYPIVPAQAPPPAYPIVPAQAPAAPSGTLDKVLDKLEARFPHCTRVQLTHLLQQVKSSRGTLAGMLFDEMAEKVGLLLTRVDTRAAPAAAPCKLCLMCQKSVDHESRYPLPCAHAIHKDCIRVWIQSSGRNSCPFCPNVCARANAI, from the exons ATGGACGCTAACACGGAAACGGTGAAGGAGCGGTCTCTCGCGTGGGACAATTTAATCACAAAAG ACATCATCAGGCACCAAAAGTCGGCGCAGACGGACACGCCGGCGACGGATGCCGTCGCGACGGCCGAGGCCGGCGTCGAAGCGGCGGCCGACTGGGAGGAACGGCTGGCGGCCCTGTTGGAACTCGCGGATTCGCGAGCAAAGGAGGAAGATCGACTGGTCCGGCGGCAGCAGCGTGAAAATGCGGACAGACAGAGGGATGTGGCGCAAGGGCAGAAGAAGAAAGCGGCGAACCAGCGACAGCACCAG GCTCTGGTGGAGAAGCTCAACTCTGTGCGTGTGAAGCTACAGCTGAACAACTCCAAAACCACCCGCAAGAATTTCCAGTCCAAGAAGAGGGAAATCGGCGCCGAAAAAGCCCGCGCCGAGGACGAGAGAAACAG GCTGTCCAAGGAACTTGAGGAAATCACCGCTAAGCTGTCAGAGTTGACGCAAGAGCACCGGGAGGAGAAGGGCCGCTGGCAGGAGGAGCTGGAGGAACTAAAGAAGGAGCTGGACAAAGTCCGCCGAGAGGCCGAAGACGGCGAGCGCGCCGCCTTGCGAGACCAGATCCGAGCCGTAGAAGCGCAGAGAGACCTCGCCTCGGAGCGCGTACGAGCCTGGCTTATGGAG GCGTCGGCGTACGTGTCGTCGCTGCGGCCCGCCGACCGCCAGGAGAAGGCCGACTGGGCCGACAAGGAGGCGGCGGTACGCAGAAACCACGCCGAGCTCCAGGACTGCTTCCAGGACAACTTGGCCATGTTGCAGAAAGGACACGAATTGGAGTCACTGCCACGCATCAATGTGCCCGCGCTGCCGTATATACCCACG GCCGAGCTGAGGTTGAAACATATGATATCGCGACTTCCTGCGGCGCCGCCTCCGAGGTTTTACAGGTTGCCGCCCCCTTTTCACCCCCCCTTGCCGTACTACGCCAGACCCCAGTTCTACATGTCACCCCCGCCGCACGCGATGGCGAGGCCGCCTTTCATCCGCCCGGCGCCACCGCCGGC CTACCCCATCGTTCCGGCCCAAGCGCCACCGCCGGCCTACCCCATCGTTCCGGCCCAAGCGCCCGCCGCTCCTTCCGGCACCTTGGACAAGGTGTTGGACAAGCTGGAGGCGCGCTTCCCGCATTGCACTAGGGTGCAGCTGACGCACCTGCTGCAGCAGGTGAAAAGCAGCCGCGGGACCCTCGCGGGTATGTTGTTCGACGAAATGGCGGAGAAGGTAGGCCTGCTCCTGACGCGGGTCGACACGCGTGCTGCGCCGGCCGCCGCGCCGTGCAAGTTGTGCCTGATGTGCCAGAAAAGCGTGGACCACGAAAGCCGCTACCCGTTACCCTGCGCCCACGCCATCCACAAAGACTGCATCCGTGTGTGGATCCAGTCCAGCGGCAGGAACTCCTGCCCTTTCTGCCCCAATGTGTGCGCGCGCGCTAACGCGATATGA
- the rnf214 gene encoding RING finger protein 214 isoform X1, protein MDANTETVKERSLAWDNLITKDIIRHQKSAQTDTPATDAVATAEAGVEAAADWEERLAALLELADSRAKEEDRLVRRQQRENADRQRDVAQGQKKKAANQRQHQALVEKLNSVRVKLQLNNSKTTRKNFQSKKREIGAEKARAEDERNRLSKELEEITAKLSELTQEHREEKGRWQEELEELKKELDKVRREAEDGERAALRDQIRAVEAQRDLASERVRAWLMEASAYVSSLRPADRQEKADWADKEAAVRRNHAELQDCFQDNLAMLQKGHELESLPRINVPALPYIPTAELRLKHMISRLPAAPPPRFYRLPPPFHPPLPYYARPQFYMSPPPHAMARPPFIRPAPPPAYPIVPAQAPPPAYPIVPAQAPPPAYPIVPAQAPAAPSGTLDKVLDKLEARFPHCTRVQLTHLLQQVKSSRGTLAGMLFDEMAEKVGLLLTRVDTRAAPAAAPCKLCLMCQKSVDHESRYPLPCAHAIHKDCIRVWIQSSGRNSCPFCPNVCARANAI, encoded by the exons ATGGACGCTAACACGGAAACGGTGAAGGAGCGGTCTCTCGCGTGGGACAATTTAATCACAAAAG ACATCATCAGGCACCAAAAGTCGGCGCAGACGGACACGCCGGCGACGGATGCCGTCGCGACGGCCGAGGCCGGCGTCGAAGCGGCGGCCGACTGGGAGGAACGGCTGGCGGCCCTGTTGGAACTCGCGGATTCGCGAGCAAAGGAGGAAGATCGACTGGTCCGGCGGCAGCAGCGTGAAAATGCGGACAGACAGAGGGATGTGGCGCAAGGGCAGAAGAAGAAAGCGGCGAACCAGCGACAGCACCAG GCTCTGGTGGAGAAGCTCAACTCTGTGCGTGTGAAGCTACAGCTGAACAACTCCAAAACCACCCGCAAGAATTTCCAGTCCAAGAAGAGGGAAATCGGCGCCGAAAAAGCCCGCGCCGAGGACGAGAGAAACAG GCTGTCCAAGGAACTTGAGGAAATCACCGCTAAGCTGTCAGAGTTGACGCAAGAGCACCGGGAGGAGAAGGGCCGCTGGCAGGAGGAGCTGGAGGAACTAAAGAAGGAGCTGGACAAAGTCCGCCGAGAGGCCGAAGACGGCGAGCGCGCCGCCTTGCGAGACCAGATCCGAGCCGTAGAAGCGCAGAGAGACCTCGCCTCGGAGCGCGTACGAGCCTGGCTTATGGAG GCGTCGGCGTACGTGTCGTCGCTGCGGCCCGCCGACCGCCAGGAGAAGGCCGACTGGGCCGACAAGGAGGCGGCGGTACGCAGAAACCACGCCGAGCTCCAGGACTGCTTCCAGGACAACTTGGCCATGTTGCAGAAAGGACACGAATTGGAGTCACTGCCACGCATCAATGTGCCCGCGCTGCCGTATATACCCACG GCCGAGCTGAGGTTGAAACATATGATATCGCGACTTCCTGCGGCGCCGCCTCCGAGGTTTTACAGGTTGCCGCCCCCTTTTCACCCCCCCTTGCCGTACTACGCCAGACCCCAGTTCTACATGTCACCCCCGCCGCACGCGATGGCGAGGCCGCCTTTCATCCGCCCGGCGCCACCGCCGGCCTACCCCATCGTTCCGGCCCAAGCGCCACCGCCGGCCTACCCCATCGTTCCGGCCCAAGCGCCACCGCCGGCCTACCCCATCGTTCCGGCCCAAGCGCCCGCCGCTCCTTCCGGCACCTTGGACAAGGTGTTGGACAAGCTGGAGGCGCGCTTCCCGCATTGCACTAGGGTGCAGCTGACGCACCTGCTGCAGCAGGTGAAAAGCAGCCGCGGGACCCTCGCGGGTATGTTGTTCGACGAAATGGCGGAGAAGGTAGGCCTGCTCCTGACGCGGGTCGACACGCGTGCTGCGCCGGCCGCCGCGCCGTGCAAGTTGTGCCTGATGTGCCAGAAAAGCGTGGACCACGAAAGCCGCTACCCGTTACCCTGCGCCCACGCCATCCACAAAGACTGCATCCGTGTGTGGATCCAGTCCAGCGGCAGGAACTCCTGCCCTTTCTGCCCCAATGTGTGCGCGCGCGCTAACGCGATATGA